A genome region from Tenebrio molitor chromosome 4, icTenMoli1.1, whole genome shotgun sequence includes the following:
- the LOC138129318 gene encoding ATP-binding cassette sub-family C member 4-like — protein sequence MDQVKATQRPVNPEETTNFFLKFLFIHMRSIFRRGVKNEADIYEVLPSFKSQMLGDKLETIWNKQSLQKDPSMFKILWKCFGKQYLLLVITQVIPITLTIVRPNIIRKFVSCFTNNHNNFDKTEAYFLGGAFLVVEFIDCLYRDNFILKLEALGVKMRTGLTALIYRKVLKMNLTQLDNISVGKIITLITRDVNEFDITVFYTTYLWCDSLRFLVTCYVVYVEIGPLVAFLVGLFCIIISIQVILAKLLASMKVKTLMKTDLRYQATKEMLDAITTIKCYMWGDSYRKKVSKIRTEEVSLIYKIFLLLFAKFTISETILNASTYMFIISSIWLGNQLKVGTIFFLINSMQSLAIAFKFIIPKGIHEMIKLIVVLRRIENVLRAIDTQSPSKNKNDEKLPAKITLSNLDVFSRDIKILKNINCEIVNGLTVITGPTASGKSLLLQVILEEYQSVVGVVNVNGKISYASQQPWLFASTIKQNVLFGAKYNEERYLQVLQVCALLHDLQSLPGGDGFIVADRGVNLSKGQQSRINLARAVYQECEIYLLDDCLSNLDVLIADYIFEKCIKQFLKDKLVVLVTQNPKHINRADNVNVLNDQTAKFSKNLSATLIQQELQNLGLGWMEEKCKEEDSVVEADVNENTHFLSEKKIEGNIYEEKVMPEMMNMKYYRKLIVHGGGSVMFVLICIVFGVVVILKSGLRKLENNWINTEQRILNYTIYNDTNSDSYKNSMRNRHQMIYLFPIISVTVALMSFLRPVIHFLLARKASISLHRLLFEKIVNASMRFFSSHYIGNILNRFSEDLLYVDERVPLSMYMVLETFAETIGVMILTGSVNLIFLTICLIFCTFPIATIIFFLRTGRILKQLELSTRSSFIGHVNATADGLPTIRCAKAENVLIDEFDSHQNVYTSASYLYLCWFRALMFVVHVYFIFFTSAIFLQFLIVDSDISAAHVGLVLSQAALFKKSIDLALRISCRMETEVTSVGRILEYTEQTQEHRNGVLVEGWPQRGEIKFSNIHLSYDSENYILHNLNCTVEPQERIAIVGRTGAGKSSIISTILRLHQFEGKIFIDGVDIATLPLETLRSNVSVISQDPALFTGTVRENIDLTGKYKDAEIWHALKAVNLETLFSSLDNRISTVGSNLSLGQKQLLCLARAIIRKSKIVIMDEVTASVDQKFEKIIHKIVFEELACCTVVMITHKLDYVLKYDKVIVLDKGGIIEFDHPSRLLENGNGLFYKMFKKAI from the exons ATGGATCAGGTTAAAGCAACACAAAGACCGGTTAACCCGGAAGAAACaacgaatttctttttaaaatttcttttcat CCACATGAGAAGTATCTTCAGAAGAGGGGTAAAAAATGAAGCTGATATTTACGAAGTGTTACCATCTTTCAAGTCTCAAATGTTGGGAGATAAACTAGAAACAATTTGGAATAAGCAGAGTCTTCAAAAAGACCCATCAATGTTTAAGATTTTATGGAAGTGTTTCGGAAAACAATATCTGCTGCTCGTAATTACTCAAGTGATTCCAATAACATTAAC AATTGTGCGACCAAATATTATAAGGAAGTTTGTATCCTGTTTTACCAACAACCACAACAACTTTGACAAAACGGAAGCGTACTTTCTCGGAGGTGCTTTTCTGGTTGTTGAGTTTATAGATTGTTTGTATCGCGATAACTTTATCCTTAagcttgaagcccttggagtaAAAATGCGAACAGGTTTAACAGCTTTGATTTACAGAAAAGTGTTAAAGATGAACTTAACTCAACTTGACAATATATCGGTCGGCAAAATAATCACCTTAATCACTAGAGATGTCAACGAATTTGATATTACTGTATTCTACACAACTTACTTGTGGTGCGATTCCCTTCGATTTTTAGTTACCTGCTATGTAGTCTATGTGGAAATCGGTCCCTTAGTCGCCTTTTTAGTTGGTTTATTTTGCATTATAATCTCAATTCAAG TGATTTTGGCAAAACTATTGGCCTCAATGAAAGTCAAAACTTTAATGAAAACAGACCTCAGGTATCAGGCAACTAAGGAAATGTTAGATGCCATTACAACTATAAAGTGCTATATGTGGGGCGATAGTTATCggaaaaaagtttctaaaatTAGAAC aGAAGAAGTTTCCCTTATTTACAAGATATTCTTACtgctttttgcaaaatttaccaTTTCGGAAACCATTCTGAACGCATCGACTTACATGTTTATAATCAGCTCCATATGGTTAGGAAATCAATTAAAAGTCGGGaccatcttttttttaatcaacagTATGCAATCATTGGCTATTGCTTTTAAATTCATAATTCCCAAAGGCATACATGAAATGATAAAGTTAATAGTAGTCCTTAgaagaattgaaaatgttcttCGAGCGATAGATACACAGTCGCCATCTAAAAACAAGAATGACGAGAAACTTCCAGCCAAAATCACTTTGTCAAACTTAGATGTGTTCTCCAgagatattaaaatattaaaaaacatcaaCTGTGAAATTGTTAATGGACTGACTGTTATAACTGGTCCTACTGCAAGTGGAAAGAGTTTGCTTTTGCAAGTCATTCTGGAGGAGTATCAGTCAGTTGTGGGAGTGGTTAACGTCAATGGTAAAATCTCTTATGCCTCTCAACAACCTTGGCTTTTTGCATCCACGATTAAGCAGAATGTTTTATTTGGAGCAAAGTATAATGAAGAGCGATATCTCCAGGTACTCCAAGTGTGTGCTCTTCTGCACGATTTACAATCTCTCCCTGGAGGTGATGGTTTCATCGTGGCTGACCGAGGAGTGAATTTAAGCAAAGGCCAACAAAGTAGAATAAACTTAGCACGTGCTGTTTATCAAGAGtgtgaaatttatttgttggacGATTGCTTGTCTAATTTAGATGTACTTATAGCTgactatatttttgaaaaatgtattaaacaatttttgaaagacAAATTGGTGGTTCTGGTCACTCAGAACCCAAAACATATTAATCGAGCAGATAatgtaaatgttttaaatgatCAAACAGCAAAATTCAGTAAGAATTTATCCGCAACCTTGATCCAACAAGAACTTCAAAATCTAGGGCTCGGTTGGATGGAAGAGAAATGTAAAGAAGAGGATAGTGTCGTTGAAGCAGATGTTAATGAAAATACACATTttctttcagaaaaaaaaattgaaggcAATATATATGAAGAAAAAGTAATGCCGGAAATGATGAACATGAAGTATTATAGGAAACTGATAGTACATGGTGGTGGGTCTGttatgtttgttttaatttgcaTTGTATTTGGTGTGgttgtaattttgaaaagtggtttaagaaaattagaaaataactG GATTAATACTGAGCAacgaattttaaattacacAATTTACAATGATACAAACAGTGACAGCTACAAAAATTCAATGCGAAATCGTCACCAGATGATCtatttatttccaattatTTCAGTAACCGTAGCATTAATGTCGTTCTTAAGACCTGTCATACATTTTCTGCTTGCAAGAAAGGCTTCAATAAGTCTCCACCGTCTATTATTCGAAAAGATAGTGAATGCTTCCATGAGATTTTTTAGTAGTCACTATATTGGTAACATTTTGAACAGATTTTCAGAAGATTTATTATATGTTGACGAAAGAGTTCCTCTTTCAATGTATATGGTTTTGGAA ACATTTGCAGAAACAATTGGAGTAATGATTCTAACGGGATCGGTAAATCTAATATTCCTTACAATATGCTTAATATTCTGTACATTTCCCATCGCAACAATTATATTCTTCCTAAGAACTGGAAGAATTCTGAAGCAATTAGAACTTTCAA CTCGCAGTTCATTCATTGGTCATGTAAATGCCACCGCTGATGGACTGCCAACAATACGATGCGCCAAAGCAGAAAACGTTCTAATCGACGAATTTGACAGCCACCAGAATGTCTACACTTCTGCTTCTTATCTCTACTTATGTTGGTTCAGAGCTCTTATGTTTGTCGTGCACGTTTACTTTATATTCTTTACATCTGCCATATTTCTGCAATTCTTGATTGTTGACTctg ATATATCCGCCGCACATGTTGGTCTTGTGCTTTCACAAGCTGCCCTCTTCAAGAAATCCATAGACCTGGCACTTCGCATAAGTTGCAGGATGGAAACTGAAGTGACGTCAGTCGGACGAATCCTAGAATACACTGAACAGACTCAAGAACACAGAAATGGTGTTTTGGTTGAAGGTTGGCCCCAGAGaggagaaataaaatttagcaatattcACCTTTCCTACGACTCCGAAAATTATATCTTgcataatttaaattgtacAGTGGAGCCTCAAGAGAGAATCGCCATTGTGGGTAGAACCGGTGCTGGAAAATCATCGATAATTTCCACGATTCTGCGATTGCACCAGTTtgaaggaaaaatatttatagacGGAGTCGACATTGCAACTCTTCCATTAGAAACACTCAGATCGAATGTGTCTGTGATTTCTCAGGATCCAGCTTTGTTCACAGGAACAGTTCGAGAAAATATTGACCTCACCGGAAAATATAAAGATGCAGAAATCTGGCATGCACTTAAGGCGGTCAATTTGGAAACGTTATTTTCAAGTTTGGACAACAGAATTAGTACCGTTGGCTCAAACTTAAGCCTGGGTCAAAAGCAACTTCTCTGTTTGGCAAGAGCGATTATTCGCAAAAGTAAAATTGTGATTATGGATGAGGTGACAGCAAGCGTGgaccaaaaatttgaaaaaataatacataaaataGTATTTGAAGAACTTGCATGTTGCACCGTCGTTATGATAACGCATAAGTTAGATTATGTTTTGAAATATGACAAAGTAATTGTTTTGGACAAGGGCGGTATTATTGAGTTTGACCATCCATCTCGTTTGTTAGAGAATGGGAATGGactattttacaaaatgtttaaaaaagcaatttaa